A window from Felis catus isolate Fca126 chromosome B1, F.catus_Fca126_mat1.0, whole genome shotgun sequence encodes these proteins:
- the MAP9 gene encoding microtubule-associated protein 9 isoform X4: MSDEVFSTTLAYTKSPKVTKRTTFQDELIKAITARSARQRSSEYSDDFDSDEIEKNSNLEADNHFRPSPRPRSMLKTHSHKEEKDGPGEDKTTALREELEPHSAPSPLPALNDGQLEAEKKAFSENLDPEDPWLTSLSSSSLKESLGDSLSPGSGEKASIQDQNEELTENHNSLKSNENEENSFLIDFVTTPHEKSKESQVIADDLEEEKEKAELIMNELTADPPLLKSQSIVISTDATASSKKTIEDRNMKNTKSTNNRASSASGRLMTSDFLKKSSSIRRPPSASTSSHYLGTLKVLDQKPPQKQNLEPERADNIRAAVYQEWLEKKNVYLHEMHRIKRIESENLRIQNEQKRAAKREEALASFEAWKAMKEKEAKKIAAKKRLEEKNKKKTEEENAVRKGEALQAFERWKEKKMEYLREKNKKEKEYERAKKQKEEETIAEKRKDNLTAVEKWNEKKDAFFKEKEKERINEKRREELKKAEKKDKDKQAIDEYEKWLEKKERQERIERKQKKRHSFLENEALPPWSPPSRTVFSKVF, from the exons AAAAAAACAGCAACCTTGAAGCAGACAACCACTTCAGGCCTTCACCTCGGCCACGGAGCATGTTGAAAACACACAGCCacaaggaggagaaagatgggCCAGGAGAAGATAAAACAACTGCTCTCCGTGAAGAATTAGAGCCACATTCTGCACCTTCCCCCCTCCCAGCGCTAAATGACGGACAActagaagctgagaaaaaagcATTCTCGGAAAACCTAGATCCTGAG gaTCCATGGTTAACAAGTCTATCATCGTCATCTCTTAAAGAAAGTCTTGGAGATTCCTTATCACCAGGATCTGGGGAAAAAGCATCCATACAAG atCAGAATGAAGAACTTACTGAAAACCACAATTCCttgaaatcaaatgaaaatgaagagaattcatttttgatagacTTTGTTACTACTCCACATGAGAAATCCAAGGAAAGTCAAGTGATTGCTGATgaccttgaagaagaaaaggagaaagctgAACTGATCATGAATGAGTTGACAGCTGATCCACCGCTATTGAAATCTCAGAGTATCGTAATATCCACTGATGCAACTGCATCTTCAAag aaaacaattgaagacagaaatatgaagaatacaaaatcaacaaataataGAGCATCCAGTGCATCTGGCAG ATTAATGACctctgactttttaaagaaatctagtTCTATAAGGAGACCACCATCAGCATCTACCTCTTCTCACTATTTAGGGACTTTGAAAGTCTTGGACCAAAAGCCCCCACAGAAACAGAACCTAGAACCTGAACGAGCAGATAACATAAGGGCAGCTGTTTATcag GAgtggttagaaaagaaaaatgtgtatttacatGAAATGCACAGAATTAAAAGGATTGAAAGTGAAAACCTAAGGATCCAAAACGAACAG aAAAGAGCTGCTAAGAGAGAAGAAGCATTAGCATCATTTGAGGCCTGGAAGgccatgaaagaaaaggaagcaaagaaaatcGCCGCCAAAAAAAgacttgaggaaaaaaacaagaaaaaaaccgaGGAAGAAAATGCTGTGAGAAAAGGAGAGGCACTACAG GCGTTTGAAcgatggaaagagaaaaagatggagTATcttagagagaaaaataaaaaggagaaagaatacgAAAGAGcgaagaagcagaaagaggaggaaactattgctgagaaaaggaaagataacTTAACAGCTGTAGAGAAATG GAATGAAAAGAAGGACGcctttttcaaagaaaaggagaaagagagaataaatgagaaaagaagagaagaactgaaaaaagcagagaagaaagataaagacaaGCAAGCTATTGATGAATATGAAAAATGGCTG gaaaagaaagaaaggcaggaaagaattGAACGAAAACAGAAGAAACGTCATTCCTTTCTTGAAAATGAGGCACTTCCTCCCTGGAGCCCTCCAAGTCGAACTGTGTTCTCAAAAGTGTTTTGA